The Pseudanabaena galeata CCNP1313 genome includes a region encoding these proteins:
- a CDS encoding nucleotidyltransferase domain-containing protein: MITTIKNKQLFVLLNELKSSLVKLYGDRLFSVILFGSHARGEATSESDIDVMVVLADPVNAVEERSRMSSLFWYFLREYDELISIIPISKSRFLAGEISFLRVVRREGIEV, from the coding sequence ATGATTACAACTATTAAGAACAAGCAATTATTTGTTTTGTTAAACGAGCTAAAGTCTAGTCTGGTGAAACTCTATGGAGACAGATTGTTTTCGGTGATTCTTTTTGGTTCTCATGCAAGAGGAGAGGCTACTTCTGAATCAGATATTGATGTGATGGTAGTTTTGGCAGATCCTGTTAACGCAGTTGAGGAGAGATCAAGAATGTCTAGTCTTTTTTGGTACTTCTTGAGGGAATATGATGAACTAATCTCAATTATCCCAATATCAAAATCTCGGTTTTTAGCGGGTGAAATTTCTTTTCTGAGAGTGGTTAGGCGTGAAGGTATTGAGGTATGA
- a CDS encoding type II toxin-antitoxin system HicA family toxin, whose translation MSNFPSVKAKEFIRVIEKLGFYFDRQKGSHAIYKNIQGKRVVVPIHSGKDIKHGTLMGMIQDIDVDKETFFKLLQE comes from the coding sequence ATGAGCAACTTTCCAAGCGTTAAGGCTAAGGAGTTTATAAGGGTTATCGAAAAGTTGGGGTTTTATTTCGATCGCCAAAAAGGAAGTCATGCTATTTACAAAAATATTCAGGGAAAAAGAGTTGTTGTTCCAATTCATTCTGGAAAAGATATTAAACACGGTACTTTGATGGGAATGATTCAAGATATTGATGTTGACAAAGAGACTTTTTTCAAATTATTGCAAGAATAA
- a CDS encoding type II toxin-antitoxin system HicB family antitoxin — MKNSKKAYNYTVLLEKEEDGGYHAFCPILRGCHSQGDTFEEAIANITEAIELYIESLIADSQPIPRENLIVKPLSVLV, encoded by the coding sequence ATGAAAAACAGCAAAAAAGCATATAACTATACGGTGCTTCTAGAAAAGGAAGAAGATGGAGGTTATCACGCTTTTTGTCCTATTCTCAGAGGTTGTCATTCTCAGGGGGATACTTTTGAAGAAGCGATCGCTAATATTACGGAAGCAATTGAGCTATATATTGAAAGTTTAATAGCTGATAGTCAGCCTATCCCTAGAGAAAATTTAATTGTCAAACCTTTGAGTGTTTTGGTATGA
- a CDS encoding sugar transferase, with translation MILVTVGTEQYPFNSLMDWISLLIKEGIINEEVVIQYGASTRLPDDVKISKIIPETQFKRLVEQASAVIAHCGEGSTLLLEEFDKPYILVPRTVKFHEHVDDHQLEMAEDLENQGVLIARSPADLVKFLKLVTIPRSPLSFSEDKALCEYLSDRYPSQDYQKILLVCSSGGHFKGMQGLSEYWQTIPQRTWITFKTGTTQTELSAEKTFWAYSPTNRNIPNFIRNLYLAIDVLRKERPQLVMSTGAGVAAPFLLAAKYLFKSKVIFIESKTRIRDLSLSAKLLRSCKALDLLVVRSEDIASLYPEAVYIPTNSEQQSLRFGLNDVQMTNFYDTVLISTPKNIFNPEARKLKEDFHQLCQEEESFRKIIIDMSHTEFIDSSGVGALVSCLKVLRQTDIQSGKSEPTELALWSVNSQVLSILKMTKLEHVFYIEPASRTNRLPNPYNGRSHSKSNLLSRILHRIYEFFVGIPIFCVIAYVMYFFYPAIELDPSLTVHPSVRSFPKRLIDIFGALVGLSFTAILFVPIAIAIKLESRGSILFKQKRAGLMSKPFGIWKFRSMVKNAEMLKQKVTNEIANSTDGTPKNSDSGKFFKNSNDPRVTKVGKFLRKTSLDEFPQFWNILTGDMSLIGTRPPTFGEVGLYELENEYTDEKMTEWSRLDVKPGLSGVWQVSGRSTVRSFEEVMGFDLTYKRNWSLKYDLWLIWRTIAVLFERNNGAV, from the coding sequence ATGATACTTGTTACAGTCGGGACTGAGCAGTATCCATTCAATTCATTAATGGATTGGATTAGTTTGTTGATCAAGGAGGGGATAATTAATGAAGAAGTTGTCATTCAGTATGGGGCTTCAACACGCTTACCTGACGATGTAAAAATTAGTAAAATAATTCCAGAAACGCAATTTAAGCGACTGGTTGAGCAAGCAAGCGCAGTAATTGCCCACTGTGGTGAGGGTAGTACCCTGTTGCTTGAAGAATTTGATAAGCCTTATATCTTAGTACCACGCACAGTTAAATTCCATGAACATGTGGACGATCATCAGCTAGAAATGGCTGAGGATTTAGAAAACCAAGGCGTACTCATTGCCCGATCGCCAGCCGATTTAGTGAAGTTTTTGAAGTTAGTGACTATTCCTCGGAGTCCTCTTAGCTTTAGTGAAGACAAAGCACTATGTGAATATTTAAGCGATCGCTATCCTAGCCAAGACTATCAAAAAATTCTCTTAGTATGCTCATCAGGTGGGCACTTCAAGGGAATGCAAGGATTAAGCGAATATTGGCAAACCATTCCGCAAAGAACTTGGATTACCTTTAAAACAGGGACAACACAGACCGAGTTAAGTGCCGAAAAGACTTTCTGGGCCTATAGTCCTACTAATCGCAATATTCCTAACTTTATCCGCAACTTGTATTTAGCAATAGATGTCCTAAGGAAAGAAAGACCTCAGCTCGTGATGTCTACTGGAGCTGGTGTCGCTGCACCCTTTTTATTAGCTGCTAAGTATTTGTTTAAGAGTAAAGTAATTTTCATTGAGTCAAAAACGCGCATCCGCGACCTGAGTCTGTCGGCTAAATTATTGCGATCGTGTAAAGCTTTGGACTTGTTGGTTGTTCGGTCTGAAGACATTGCAAGTCTCTATCCTGAAGCAGTCTATATCCCAACCAATAGTGAGCAGCAATCCTTGAGGTTTGGTTTAAATGATGTACAGATGACTAATTTTTATGACACGGTTTTGATCAGCACACCTAAAAATATATTTAACCCTGAAGCACGCAAATTAAAGGAAGACTTTCACCAGTTGTGTCAAGAGGAAGAAAGCTTTCGCAAGATTATCATCGATATGTCTCATACTGAGTTCATTGATAGCTCAGGTGTTGGTGCGTTGGTATCTTGTTTAAAAGTTTTGCGTCAAACAGATATTCAGTCAGGTAAATCAGAACCAACAGAACTGGCTCTCTGGAGTGTCAATTCTCAAGTGTTATCAATTTTAAAAATGACCAAGCTTGAGCATGTTTTTTATATTGAGCCAGCAAGTCGTACCAATCGTTTACCAAATCCATACAATGGTCGATCGCACAGCAAATCTAATCTACTGTCAAGAATTTTACATCGAATCTATGAATTTTTTGTTGGTATTCCCATCTTCTGTGTGATTGCCTATGTGATGTATTTTTTCTACCCTGCGATCGAGCTAGATCCTTCTCTAACAGTGCATCCATCGGTTCGTAGTTTCCCCAAGCGGTTGATCGATATTTTCGGTGCTTTGGTGGGGTTGAGTTTTACAGCAATTTTGTTTGTGCCAATTGCGATCGCGATCAAACTGGAGAGCCGTGGTTCGATTCTCTTTAAGCAAAAACGCGCAGGACTGATGAGCAAACCCTTTGGGATTTGGAAATTTCGCTCTATGGTCAAAAATGCGGAAATGTTAAAGCAAAAGGTTACCAATGAGATCGCTAATTCCACTGATGGCACACCTAAAAATAGTGATAGCGGTAAATTTTTTAAAAACAGTAACGATCCACGCGTTACTAAAGTCGGTAAATTCCTGCGTAAAACTAGCCTTGATGAGTTTCCCCAATTCTGGAATATTCTTACAGGCGATATGAGTCTGATTGGCACAAGACCACCAACCTTCGGTGAAGTGGGGCTGTATGAGCTAGAGAACGAATATACCGATGAAAAAATGACCGAATGGAGTCGGCTCGATGTCAAACCAGGACTCAGTGGTGTCTGGCAAGTAAGTGGACGCTCGACGGTCAGAAGCTTTGAAGAGGTGATGGGCTTTGACCTTACCTATAAACGCAATTGGAGTCTAAAATATGATCTATGGCTGATCTGGAGAACTATTGCAGTTTTATTTGAACGGAACAATGGCGCAGTCTAA
- a CDS encoding polysaccharide biosynthesis/export family protein: protein MAQSKRSHRSHKQCKIRWLSLVLPLNLGRLILAMIAIAVSNVQPLAALPLSPGDRIRILIPEGELFNGVYEVNTDGTISIPYLAPLSVVGLDLPTIQDLIQIQLIERKYFQPQFLQISVLPLALAPIAVNVSGETFQTGRVLINNRSAEVRAQQLTQSSGDYAPDRFLTSALRGAGGVTPNADITKISIIRQNKQLTVDLSGIFTGEPVEDIPLIAGDTIIVPKRDTIDPRIVRPSQITPPGITVFLSNLTVPASSNASSAIGKDSSSFPYGSRFSQAVFAANCVGGTTPTNVPRRAVLVRTDRPSGETVAIDRSVEDLIRNSKDQITNPFLMPQDSVACYDSTVTEVRGVLNFVGDILNPIKLIRDIFGGSGQ, encoded by the coding sequence ATGGCGCAGTCTAAAAGATCGCATAGATCTCACAAACAATGCAAAATCAGGTGGTTAAGTTTAGTTTTACCGCTTAATTTGGGACGTTTAATCTTGGCAATGATTGCGATCGCTGTTAGCAACGTCCAGCCCCTAGCCGCTTTACCCCTATCCCCAGGCGATCGTATTCGCATACTGATTCCCGAAGGCGAATTATTCAACGGCGTATATGAAGTCAATACCGATGGAACCATTTCTATTCCCTATTTAGCGCCTCTGTCTGTAGTTGGATTGGATCTGCCCACCATTCAAGATTTAATTCAGATTCAACTGATTGAGAGGAAATATTTTCAACCGCAATTCCTGCAAATTTCAGTGTTGCCTCTGGCGCTTGCCCCGATCGCTGTGAATGTTTCGGGGGAAACCTTTCAAACGGGGCGAGTGCTGATCAATAATCGCAGTGCCGAAGTTCGCGCCCAGCAACTGACGCAATCATCGGGTGACTATGCTCCTGATAGGTTTTTAACTTCGGCTTTGCGGGGTGCGGGAGGCGTAACACCTAATGCCGATATCACCAAAATCAGCATAATTCGCCAAAATAAGCAGTTAACCGTGGATTTGTCAGGAATTTTCACAGGGGAGCCAGTGGAAGATATTCCCCTGATCGCGGGTGATACGATCATCGTTCCCAAAAGAGACACCATCGATCCGCGCATTGTACGCCCCTCCCAAATTACTCCCCCTGGAATTACGGTTTTTCTATCGAACTTAACCGTACCTGCTAGTAGTAACGCTTCTTCAGCGATCGGCAAGGATTCATCTAGCTTTCCCTATGGTTCCCGTTTTTCGCAGGCGGTATTTGCCGCCAACTGTGTCGGTGGGACTACACCCACAAACGTTCCACGCCGTGCGGTGCTAGTGCGAACCGATCGCCCTTCAGGAGAAACTGTTGCAATTGATCGCTCCGTTGAAGATTTAATCCGCAATTCTAAGGATCAGATTACGAATCCATTTTTAATGCCGCAGGATAGCGTCGCCTGTTATGACTCCACTGTAACGGAAGTGAGAGGTGTTTTAAATTTTGTGGGGGATATTCTCAATCCGATCAAGCTGATTCGCGATATTTTCGGCGGGAGCGGTCAATGA